The DNA window CTAGGCGGGTTCGTAGTAGCACCGCTTGGGCGAAACCACGCTCCCTTCTTCCTTGAGAATCTTGATGGCCTTGGAAACATCCTTGCCGTCCACGCCGAGCGCCTTGGCCACATCGCCCGGCCGCACCGGCTTGCCCGCGTCGCGCATGGCCTGGAGAACTTTATCTTTCATCGAAATACTCCACTTGATTTGTATTGTTAATAGGAACTATTCCTAAATAATCGGATGTTGTCAACACAAAATTTGCATGGTTGCCATATGTTGGGTGAAAAGGTAAAAAATACATGGTTCCGGCTGCCGCCAGAGCCGTGATCCCCTTGCCCAGGAGTCCCATGGCCGATCCATCCTCCATGTCCCCGCAGGAAATGTCCGCCGAGATCGGGCGGCTGCGTGCGTTGTTGACGCAATGCCGTGCGGGCGTGGCCGACTGCGGGATGGCCGTGGAACTGAAGGACGAGCTGCTGCGCGAGACCCGCGAGACCGTGGGCCTGGTCAACGTTATCGTCGAGAACTCCCCGGCCGTGGTCTTCCGGCGGCGGTCCGATTCTCCACATCAATTGGTCTACATCTCCGAAAATCTGAGCCGGTGGGGCTATTCGGCGGCGGAGTTCCTGTCCGGCGGCCGGATATTC is part of the Desulfovibrio sp. Huiquan2017 genome and encodes:
- a CDS encoding transcriptional regulator: MKDKVLQAMRDAGKPVRPGDVAKALGVDGKDVSKAIKILKEEGSVVSPKRCYYEPA